The genomic stretch GATCTTCTCCGCCGGCACGTCGCGCGCCGCGGCGAGGCGCTCGAGCGGCAGCACGTAGCGCGGCAGGTAGACGCCCAGGGCGTCGATGCCGACGCCGATCGGATCGGGGGTGCTCACGATGCGGCCTCCGTCCCGCGCAGACGCCGGCGCCAGCGACCGAGGGCCATGAGCGGGAAGTAGTCGCGGTACATCCAGTACCGCAGGTAGAAGTGGCCCGGGAATCCCGTGCCGGTGAAGAGCGTCTCGTCCCACCCCCCACCGGGCCGTTGGCGCTCGAGCAGCCAGGCGACGGCGCGCTCGCACTCCGGGCTCGCGCCGCGCTCGCCGGCGAGCAGCCCGAGCACCGCCCACGCCGTCTGCGACGGCGTCGACTCGCCCTGCCCGGCCAGCGTCTCGTCGTCGTACGAGGCGAGCGTCTCGCCGAAGCCGCCGTCGGCGTTCTGGTGCCGCTTCAGCCAGGCGACGGCGCGCTGCATGTGCGCCGCCTCGGGCTCGTCGCCGATGGCGCGCAGGCCGGAGAGCGCCGACCAGGTGCCGTAGACGAAGTTCGCGCCCCAGCGGCCCCACCACGAGCCGTCGGGGCGCTGCGTCCGCAGCAGGAAGGCGCGGCCGCGGCGGGCGCGCGCGTAGCCGAGGTCGAAGCCCTGCTGGCCCATCAGCTCGAGCAGGCGGCCGGTCAGGTCCTCCGTCGGCGGGTCGATCATCGCGCGCATGTCGGCGAACGGTATCTCGTTCAGCCAGGCGGCGTCGTTGTCCGTGTCGAAGGCGCCCCAGCCGCCGCTCCGGCTCTGCATGCCATAGGACCAGTTGGTGCCGTACGCGATCGCGCGGCGCTGGCGACGGACGTCGCTCGCGCGGATGCGGTCCAGCACCATGAGGATCACCGCCGAGTCGTCGACGTCGGGGTACCAGTCGTTCGCGAACTCGAACGCCCAGCCGCCGGGATCGAGGTCGGGGTTGTAGACGCTCCAGTCGCCCGGGGCGAAGATCTGGTTGTCGATCAGCCAGTCGGCGGCACGCACGAGCGCGTCGTGCGTGCCGGGAAGGTCGGAGTCGAGGAGCGCCTTGGCGGTGAGCGCCGTGTCCCACGTCGGCGAGACGCAGGGCTGGAAGAAGAGCTGGCCCTGGTGCTCTATGAGGAAGTCCTCGATGCCCCGGATGCCGTTCACGATCGCGGGGTGGTCGTCGCGGTAGCCGAGCGTGCGCAGCGCCATCACGCAGTTCAGCATCGGCGGCTGGATGCCGCCCCAGCCGCCGTTCGCGTCCTGGCGCTCCAGGATCCACTGCTCCGCCGCGCGCAGCGCCCGGGCACGGAAGGGCTTCCAGGGGCTCCTGCCCACCACCTCGAGCGTGCGGTTCAGGGCGAGGAAGAAGTTGCGCCAGGTGAAGAACTGCCTGCTGCGCGGGAAGCCGAGCGACTCGGGGGTCGGGCTCGGGTCGCACCACAGCTCCTCCACGCCGCAGCCGGGCTCGAGCGCGACGCGCGGCCGGAACGCCATCAGCACGGTCATCGGCACGACCGTCTCGCGCGCCCAGCTCGCCATCTTCCAGATGTTGATCGGGAACCACGGCGGCAGCAGCACGAGCTCGACCGGCATCGCCGGCAGGCCCCACCACGGGAACTGCCCGAAGTAGGCGAGGAACGTGCGCGTGAACACCTGCGCCTTCTCGAGCCCGCCGTGCGCCAGGATGAACTCGCGCGCACGCCGCATCGCGGGATGATCCGCGGAGACGCCGGTCAGCTTGAGGGCGAAGTAGGCCTCGATGGTCGTCGACTGGTGCCCCGGCCCCCCGTGGTAGAGGGGCCAGCTGCCGTCGTCCGACTGCGTCGCCAGCATGCGCGCCGCGAGCCGCTGCTCGGTCTCCTGCGGACGCCGGCCCATGAAGCGGTTGAAGACGACGTACTGCGCGTCCATCCCGACGTTGGCCTCGAGCGGCGCGTGCCAGTAGCCGTCGGGCGCCTGCAGGCCGAGCAGGTACTCCTGGCTGCGGGCGATGGCGTCGTCGAGCGCCGGGCCGCGCGCGGCGACCTCACCCGGATCGGTGACGGCGGCGAAGCTCATCGCCGGGCCGCGCTTTCCGCATGCAGCGCGGCGAGGATCTCGCGCGCCTTGTGCAGCTTGATCTCGCCCGAGGCGATGAGCCGCTCGACGACGCGGTCGGCGAGCTCCTCGGAGGCGCCGACCGCGAGCGCGAGGCCGCGTGCGTGCAGCGCCATGTGGCCGCGCTGGATGCCGTCGGTGACGAGCGCACGCAGGGCCGCGAAGTTCTGTGCCAGCCCGACGGCGGCCATCACCGCCGCCAGATCCCGCGCCGACTCGACGCCGAGCAGCCGCAGCGCGAGACGCGCGCGCGCGTTCAGCTCGAGGTTGCCGCCCACGGTCGCGACGGCCAACGGCACCTCGAGGCGGCCTTCGAGGGCGCCGCCCTCGACGCGCCACGTGCTGAGCGGACGATACGCGCCCTCGCGCACGGCGTACGCGTGCGCCCCCGCTTCGATGCCGCGCCAGTCGTTGCCGGTCGCGAGCGCGACGGCGTCGATGCCGTTCATGACGCCCTTGTTGTGGGTGCAGGCACGGTAGGGATCGACCCAGGCGAGCGCCCACGCCTCGGCGACGCGTGCGGCGACGGTGTCGCCGGGCAACGTGCGCGTCGTCAGCACCTCGAAGGGGAAGCGGACGCGGGCACGCGCGAGCCGGCGATCCGCGAGGTTCGAGAGGATGCGCAGCCGCGCCTCGCCGCCGGTGAGCTCCTCGACGGCGGGCGCGAGCGCCTCGACGACGGTGTTGACGGCGTTGGCGCCCATGGCGTCGCCGCAGTCGAGCAGGACGTCGACGGCGAGCATGCCGCCGAGGCCGGCGTCGGGCAGCACGCGCACCTCGATGCCGCGCGCCCCGCCGCCGCGGCGCACCATGTTCGGGTGGACGGCGTCGGCGGCCGCCATCAGGCGCGGCGCCGCCTGCTCGATGCGCAGGCGCGCGGCGGCGACGTCGGGCACGCGGATCAGCAGGATCTGGCCGATCATGACGCCCGGGTCGGCGTCGGCCTCGAAGCCGCCGGCCTCGCGCGCGAGCCGCGCGGCCGAGCTGGCCGCCGCGACCACGGACGGCTCCTCGACCGCCATCGGCACCAGACGATCGCGACCGTTGATGCGGAAGTTGAGGCCGATACCGAGCGGCAGCCCGAGCACGCCGACGGCGTTCTCGATCATGTGGTCGGCGGCCTCGAAGGCCATCACCTCGGTGCGCAGCGCCTCCAGCTCGGCGGCGCCGAGCCCGGTGCGTGCGGCCAGGGCCTCCAGGCGCCCGTCGTGCTCCAGCCGGCCGAACCCGACGATGCGCGAGCCCTGCTCCTCGGTCTGCATGCGTTCCTCCACGCCGCGATGCGTCCTGACCTGTTGGTCAGCGCCCGGGTCGCCTTTGCTTTCCTGCATCCGCCTCCGCCGCTCTTCCGCCGATCTGGTCTGGCTTTTCCCGGCCTTCGGGATCGGGCGTCGTCCTGACCGCTCGATCTAAACCGATCGGTCAGGCGTCTACGGAAGCGCCGGTGCCTTGTCAAGGTCGCTGGATACTGCGCGGGGGCGTGCCTGCGCGCGGGAGGCGGCGGGGACGAGACCGCCGTCGCCGTACTCTTCGTACCCGGGGGGCGCGAGTGCGAAGAGCGCACGCTTCCGCGGAGGCCGGATGCGGCCGCCGCTGCGTCGAGACGAGCCGGGCCGCGGGCGGGTTTGACCCCGGACCGACTGGCCTGGGATAGGCGGCACATGTCGATGCGTCGCTGCGCCGTCCTGCTGGTCCTTGGCATCGCCGCGGTCGCGGCCGCCGTCTCCGCCCCGATGCCCGAGGACGTTGTCGGCGACTGGGTCCCGGCCGGCGGCAGCTGCGACGCGACGACGCGCTTGCGGGTCGAGTCGCAGCGCATGACGCTGGTGAACGGCAGCGACCAGCAGTCGTGGGGCGACCTCGAGACCGCCCTCACCTTCTTCGGCCCCGAGTACGACGGCATCTCGACGGTGGTGATGCCGGACTTCGACAGCGGCGACCCGCCGTTCACCGTCTACTTCAACGCCGACGAGAAGAAGGGCGTGACCAAGGTCGAGATCTACGTCCCCATGCAGGGCAACACGAACGCGCAGGTCGCGGCGATCCAGGCGAAGCACGAGAAGCTCGCGAAGCGCTTCCCGGGGCTCAACATGACGCCGCTCAAGAGGTGCGCGGCGACGAAGTAGCGGGGATCAACCGCCCTTCGCGACGATGCGGTCGAAGGCCGCCTTCTCGAGCGGCATCACGCTGAGCCGCGACTGCCGCACGAGCGGAATGTCCTGCAGCACCGGGTCGGCCTTCACGTCGGCCAACGTGACGGGCGTCGCCAGCGCCTTCACCGGCACCAGGTCGACGACGACCCAGCCCGGCTCCTTCGCCGTGGGATCGGGGTAGGCCTCGCGGGACACCTCGGCGATCCCGACCACGGCGGTGCCGACGACCGAGTGGTAGAACAGCACCCGGTCGCCGGCCCGCATGGCCTGGAGGTTGTTGCGCGCCTGGAAGTTGCGGACGCCGTCCCACATGGTCCGGCCGTCCTTCACCAGCTGGTCGAAGGAGTACTTCGTGGGCTCCTGCTTCACCAACCAGTAGCGGCGCGCCATCGGACTTCAGGCGGCCTCGAACAGCCCCGCGGCGCCCATGCCGCCGCCGATGCACATGGTGACGATGCCGTAGCGCTTGCCGAGCCGCTTCAGCGTGAGCAGGAGCGAGCCGACCTGGCGCGCGCCGGTCATGCCGTACGGGTGGCCGATCGAGATCGAGCCGCCGTTCGGGTTCAGCTGCTCCATCGTGATGCCGAGCTTGTCGCGACAGTAGACGACCTGCGACGCGAACGCCTCGTTCAGCTCGACGATGTCGATGTCCTCGATCTCGAGCCCCGCGCGCGAGAGCAGCTTCGGCACGGCGAAGATCGGCCCGATGCCCATCTCGTCGGCCTCGCAGCCGGCGAACACGGTGCCGCGGAAGAAGCCGAGCGGCTCGATGCCGAGCGCCTTGGCGCGGTCGGCCGACATGATGATGACGGCCGCGGCGCCGTCGGAGAACTGCGAGGCGTTGCCGGCCGTGACGCTGCCCGTCTCCTTGAAGGCCGGCGGCAGCTTCTGCAGGCTCTCGAGCGTGGTCTCGGGACGGTTGCACTCGTCGCGCTCGACCGTGACCTCCTTCTCCGAGGTCGTGCCCGTCGCCTTGTCGGTGACCTGCATCTTCACCGTGAGGGGCGTGATCTCTTCCTTGTGGAAGCCGTTCTTCTGGAAGGCGGCGGTGCGCTGCTGCGACGCGAGCGCGTACTCGTCCTGGGACTCGCGCGAGATCTTGTAGCGCTCGGCGACGATCTCGGCCGTCAGCCCCATCGGCATGTAGACGTCGCGGTAGTGGTCCATCAGCCAGGGGTTGAACAGACCGTTCTTGTTGAAGTCGTTCTGCATCATGGTGATCGACTCGAGACCGCCCGCGACCACCGCGTCGGCGCCCTCGTTCTCGACCATGTGGGCGGCGACGGCGACCGCGTTGAGACCCGACGAGCAGAAGCGGCTGACGGTCGAGCCCGCGACCTCGTGCGGCAGGCCGGCGAGGATCGCGACGTTGCGACCGACGTTGAAGCCCTGCGGGCCCTCGGGGAAGCCGGTGCCCATGACGCAGTCGTCGATCTCCTTCGGATCGAGCGACGGCACCTTGGCGAGGGCGGACTTGACGGCGTGGGCCGCGAGGTCGTCGGGACGGGTCTGGTTGAACGAGCCGCGGAACGACTTGGCGAGCCCGGTCCGGGCGGTCGCGACGATCACGGCTTCACGCATCTTCCGCATGGGAAAGTATCCTCCAAGGAGCGTTTTCTGGTGAACCCGGGTCGGGTACCACGCGTGATCGGCCGCAACAACCGCGCCAGCCCCGATCGGGCGGATCGCCGGCCGAACCGGTCCACGAGCCCCAACGCGGCGCTCTGCTTGAGGTTCGCGGCCTCGCCGGGTAGGGCGAAACCCATGCGAATCTCTCGTGCCGCCCTCGCTGCCGCCACCCTCCTCGCCGCCACGAGCACCCTCGCCGCGCCGCCCGACGCCGCCACGCTCGCGGCGAAGATGAAGGCCGCGCTCGAGCCCCAGCGGGCCAGCGTCCGCAGCATGACGCTCACCATCAGCGGCATCGGCGGCCCCGGCGGGGTCGAGACCGTCTACACGGCGGTCCAGGCGCGCAAGAGCGTCGACGGGCGCGCGCGCATGCTCACGGCCATCGTCACGCCCCCCGGCGAGCGCGGCATCGCCAGCCTGGTCGAGGACGGCGACAAGACCCACGTCGACGTCGTCGCGGTCTGGCTGCCGATGATCCGCCGCGTCCGCACGCTGACCCCGCTCGGCCAGAACGAGGCCTTCCTCGGCTCCGACTTCACCTATGCCGACCTCGGCCTCGTCGACATGAAGGGCACCTACACCGTGGGCACGGCGACGGAGAAGAACGGCACGAAGGTCTGGGAGCTGCAGGTCGTGCCGCCGCAGCACTGGTACTACTCGAAGGTCGTCGCCTTCCTCGACCAGACCACGCTGCTCCCGATCGAGCGCAACTACTACGACCCGAGCGGCCACCTCTGGAAGGTGGAGACGTTCAGCGACGTCACGGTCGTCGACGGCACGCCGGTCGCGTTCACGGTCCGCATGGAGGATCGTGAGTCGAAGAGCTGGAGCACGATGGTGACGAAGTCGGTGAAGTTCGACGTCGACCTGCCCGACGCGCTCTTCACCAACGACGGCCTGCCGACGGCGCTCGAGTCGCCGGCGCTGAAGGGCGTCGAGTAGCGGCGCTGGGGCCGGCAGGCGCGCGCGGGACGTCTCAGGCCGCCGCCGGCGTTCCGTGCAGCGGCACCGTGCGACCGCCGATGGTGGCGAGCACGTAGGGCCCCTCCGGAATCGCGACCACGCGCGCGCCGTCGCCGTGCCGCCGGCGCGCCGCCGCCACGGCGTCCTCGACCGACCCCGCGCGCTGGACGGGCAGTCCCGCCAGCGCGTCCGCCGCCAGCGCCGGCGCCACGACGGTGAGCGACGCGCGCCGCAGCACCTGGTCGAGGTGCTGCACCATCCACTGGTCGATCACGAAGAAGCCGGGCGAGGTCAAAAGGTCCATCGCGCGCTCGCCGCCGCGCAGGCGATCGAGCATCTGCTGGAAGTCGGCGCTGCCGAGCCCCTCGCGCATCTCGGCCGCGAGAACGATCGTGCCGCCCGGCTTCACGATGCCGAGCGCCGCCACCGGGCCCTTGATGGCCTGATAGAAGGTCGCGTCGAGCGGGTAGCCGCCCGCCGACGTGACCACCACGTCGAACGCCCCGTCGCAATCGACCCGCGCCTGCGCCAGCGCCCGCGCGCGCGCCGGCGCGTGCGCGGCTTCGAGGTCGCCGGCGAACACGCCCGTCAGCCGGCGCTCGCGATCGATCGTCACGTTGACGAGGAAGTCGACGCCCGCGCGGCGCGCGACCTCGAGCAGGTCGGCGTAGAACGGATTGCCCGCGACGATGCCGGGCCCGCAGTGCGCCTCCAGCATGTCGGCGCCGTGCGTACGCCGGATCGTCTCCGTCGCGGCGATGCCGGTCGCGATCGACTTCGGACCGCCCGAGAACCCCGCCATCAGGTGCGGCTCGACGAGGCCGGTGACGATCTTGAGATCGGCGTCGAGGTAGCCGGCGTCGATCACCATCGCCGTGCCCTGCGCGCTCGTGCCGACGTGGCGATGCGCCGCCCCGTCGCGCGCGACGTGGTTGCGGAAGCGCCACCCCGCGACGATCCCGGGGCTCGTCATCGCGGTGAGCTCCGCGTCGGTGGCGGGGCGATGCAGCCCGGTGGCGACGAGGATCTCGATGGCGTCGCGCGGCACGCCCGCGGCGTCGAGCTCGGCCAGCAGCGGCGGCAGCAGCACGCCGTAGGGAATCGGCCGCGTGCGATCGGAGACGACGATGCACACGCGCCGCTTGCCGCGCGCCAGCTCGGCGAGCGGCGGCGTCCCGAGCGGCGCGCGCAGCGCGGCCCGGATCGCGGCCGCAGGGTCGGCGAGCGCCGGGGCGCCGGGCCGCTCGAGGACGGGCGTGCCGTCGGGAAGCGTGACGTCGAGGCCGGACGTGCCGTGGTCGAGGCGCAGCTGCACGATCGGGATCTAGGCGGGGGCGCCGCGGCTGGCAAGCCGCGCGCCCCCGGCACGCGCGCGTGACTCGTCGACGACGCTACGGCCGGATCGTGATCCCGCCGTCCACCGGGATCACCGTGCCCGTCACGTACGCCCCTGCCTTCGACGCGAGGTAGATCGCCACGCCCGCCATGTCGTCCGGCTCGCCGATGCGGCCGAGCGGGCAGCTGGCGACGATCGCGTCGCGGAAGCGATCGAGCGTCACCGCCATCATCTTGCTCTCGAATGGGCCCGGGGCGACGGCGTTCACGGTGATCTTCGGCGCGAGACGCGCCGCGAGCACGCGCGAGAGGTGGTGCACCGCGGCCTTGCTGGACGAGTACGCGAACGTCTCCAGCATCGGCACGCGCAGGCCGTCGATCGAGCCGATGTTGATGACCCGTCCCGGATCGCCCGGGCCTGCCGCCGCCTCGAGCAGCGGGACGCAGGCGCGGGTCAGGTGGAAGACGCCCTTCAGGTTGAGCGCCAGCACCTTGTCCCAGGCGTCGTCGGGGTAGCTCTCGAGCGGCGCGCCCCAGTTGGCGCCGGCGTTGTTCACGAGCACGTGGAGCTTCGGCTCGCGGTCGGCGATGGCCTTCGCGAGCCCGTCGCAGCCGGCCTGCGTGCCGCAGTCGGCGGCGAGCGGGATGCACGTGCCGAGCTTCGCCAGCTCGGCGGCGGCCTCGTCGCAGGCGGACTGCTTGCGCGACGAGACGTAGACCTTCGCCCCGCCCTCGACGAAGCCGCGCGCGATCATGAGGCCGATGCCGCGCGAGCCGCCGGTGACGAGGACGACCTTGCCCTTGACGGAGAAGAGATCGCTCATGGGCCGGGAGGTCTAGCGCAACCCTCCCGGCCAGCCTACCCCGCCGGCGCGAAGCCGCCGGGGCCGGGCCTCCATCCGCGATCCGCCACCGTCCGAGGGTCGCGACACCGGCGCCGGGCGGGGCGGCGGACCACGGCCCGCCGCCCGCCGCTCGCCGCTCGCCGCTCGCCGCTCACCGCTTGCCGCCGGCCGCTTGCCGGCTGCGCGCTCGCGCTGACCGCGCTCGGAGCTGCACCGACATCGAATGCATCGACGCGCAGTCTCCTCGGTGGTGCCGTCCACGCTCGTGCGGTCGCCTCACCCTTGCGCCGCGCCGCGCACCGGCGCTTGCCGAGCGCATGACCGGCCGTGCCTGCGCGATCGACCGCCGCACAGCTGCGCCTCCGACGTGACGTGCACGTCCGCGCGCGCGCTCGTCACGCGCCGTGCGCGTCTGCGGCGCGAGCGGGTGAGAGCCGACCGCACGGCGCGGACGGCACCACCGAGGAGAAACCCGTGTTCGATGCCCTCGAGATGTCCCTGCAGTTCCTGGAGCGCCTGGTCCCCGTCGAGACCCGTATCCGCCAGCGCAGCGCCTCGCTCGCCAAGCAGCTCGCCCGCGCGTCCGAAAGCGTCGCGCTCAACCTCGGCGAAGGTCGGCTGCGCTGCGACGGCGACAAGCGCCGGCACTACGAGATGGCCGCGGGCAGCGCCGCCGAGGTCACCGTCGCGCTGCGCATCGCGGTCGCCAAGCGCTACGTCCCCGCCGCCGAGGTCGCCGAGCTCGAGGCGCTGCTCGATCGCGTCCGCGCGATGCTGTGGCGTCTGACCCACCACCGGCGGTGATGGCCTCGCCTCCCCCGGGGAGCGCGCGGGAGCCGTTTGTTCAGGATCGACAGCGGCGGCCTCGCCGTGATCGAGTAGCGCGATGGCGAAGCGCTACCGCACGTGGAATCCCGCCCAGTCGTTCCTGCTGCCGCCGTCGCCGCTCGAGTGGCTGCCCGAGAGTCATCTGGCGTTCTTCATCCTCGAGCTGGTCGCGCAGCTCGACCTCGACGCGATCGACGAGACGTTGCAGCGCAAGGACCCGCGCGGCGAGCGTCCGTACGCACCGCGGATGATGGTGGCGCCTGCACGTGGACGCATGCGCGCCGTGCTCGCGACCTCCGAAGGCAAGGCCGTCTATGCACGACGCAAGTGCACCGTCGAGCCCGTCTTCAGATCGTCAGCGCTCGCGGCTTCCGCACGTTCCTGCTGCGCGGTCTGCGCAAAGTCCGCTGCGAGTGGGCCCTCGTCTGTCTCACCCACAACCTGCTCAAGCTCTTCCGCGCTGCAAACCGCACGGTGAGCGCGCTGGCCAGCCCCGCCACCGCCGCTGCCTGAACTCCATCGCACGCGTCGCGCGCGCCGCCCCCGGCGTCCGAGGCGCCGAACGACTACGCACGACACGTTCCTACGCCGGCGCGCGCTCGGCCAGGAACTCGGGCCGCGGCGCGGTCCCGCCACCCGGCTCGCCGTGCTCCCGAAGTCGATCACCTGGAAGGTGTCCTGCGGGTGCATGCGATCCAGGATCCAGCGCATCGTCTCCTTCGCCTTGTCGAGCGGCGCGCCCATCTGCGAGCCGGAGCGGTCGATGACGAAGACCAGCTCCTTCGGCGCCGCCTCCGCCGCCGGCACGCGGCGCGGCGGCACCAGCACGACGCTCACATAGCCGTCGCCGCTCGCCGTGCGGTGCGTCAGATAGGCGCTCTGCACGTCGTCGCTCGCCACCGCCCAGCGCAGCACGAAGTCGCGGTTCGGGATCTCGCGCGCCTGACGCAGGCGGACGCGGGCCGTGGTCGGCGTCGGCCGCTCCACGTCGATCGCATGCAGCGCCGAGGTCACCGCCTGGATCGGCACGCCGGCGTCGACGGCGACGGCGATCGCGATGTCGTGCCCGGCGCGCCTGCCCTCGGGCGTCACCGGCGGCGTCACGCGATCGGCGTCCGGCGTCCCGGGCGGCGAGAAGCGCGGCCCGACGACGGTCGGGAAGGTCAGCTCGAACGTGCCGTCGGCGTAACGCAGCGGCTCCGTGTACTCGAGGTGTACCTCCACGCCGGCGCCGGGCATCAGGTTGGCGACGCGCTGGGTGAAGACGTTCGGCCGCTCCTCGTCGAGGAGCGCCGCCACCTGCCCCGCCTGCTTGGCGGCGTCGTAGATGGCCTGTGCCTCGGCGCGGCGCTCGATCTCGCCCTCGATCGTGCGCGCGCCGGTCGTGAGCCGCATGGTGTCGACGGCGCCCTTCTCCGAGAGCGGGAAGGTGTAGACGGCCTCGATCGGATCGGGGAACGGGTTGCGGAAGCGCTGCGTGATCGACACGCGCGCGACGAAGCCTGCGACCGACACCTGCACGTCGGTGTGCTCGAGCGGGCAGCCGCCGCGCGACGTGCCGTCGGGCGCGAGCGCGTCGAGCCCGGCGGTGACGGCCGGCGCGGCGGCGGCAGGAGCGCCGCCGAGAGCGGCGCAGACGAGGGGGACGAGAGCCAGGGACCTTCGCATCGGGAACCTCCTTCACGAGAGAAGGTCTGCGCCGGCGGGGAATCGGATCACGCGCGCGAAACCCCAGCCTGGGCGCCGTGTTGGTGGTCCGCGTCACCCTCCCGTACGATGCCCGCCGCCATGCCGGACCGGACCCGGGTCGTAGAGCGCCTGCTCGCGGGCGAGCGGCTGGCGTTCCTCGAGCTGAACCGGCTGGTCACGGCGACGCTACGGCAGCTGCGCGCCTGGGACTTCCACGACGAGTGGGACGACCTCCGCCAGGAGGTGCTCCTCGCGGTGGTCGCGAGCGCGAAGGCGGGCCGGCTGCGTGACCCCGAGGCCTGCGTCGGCTACGTGCGCATCGTCACGCGCAACAAGTTCGTCGACCGGCTGAAGCACCGCCTGCGCTGGAAGGAGACGGAGACGCTGCCCTGGGACGACGCCGCCGCCCATGCCCTCGCCACGCCGCCCGACGACGGCGAGCGCGCCGCGCTCGACGCGGCCGTCCGCGATCTCGCGCCCGACGAGCGCCGGGTGCTGGACGGCGTCTACCGGGAGGGCAAGACGTATCAGGAGGTCAGCGACCAGACCGGCATCCCGCTCGGGACCATGAAGCGGCGCCTGCGCGACGCCCTGACGACGCTGCGGCGCCGGCTCGCGCCGGGATGATCCGATGCGCCGCCGCCCACCGACCATAGGGACGAGGACCACGCGTCCATGAGCTGCCGCCGCGCCTTCGACATCGACCTCGCCGCCTTCCTCGCGGCGCCGCGGGACGCCGCGTGGGACGCGTTCCGCGCCCACTATCCGACCTGCCCCGCCTGCGCCGCGGAGGTCGCCGCGTGGACCGAGCTCGGGGACCGGCTCGGCGCGGACGCCCACCCGGAGCCCGCCCTGTTGCTGCGCTGGGCGGAGGCGCGCGACGAGCTCGACCCGGGCACGCGCCGCCGTCTCGCCCGCCACCTGGACGGCTGTCCCGGGTGCAGCGAGGAGCTGCGCGCGCTGGCACGCTTCGACGCGGCCGGGCCCGGCGCCGCCGACCACCGTCACGAGGTGCGGGCGGTGGCCGGCGCCGCGCCGGTCGCGGAGCCGGACGGCCGGCCGCCGCGGCCTCGGCAGCGGCGCCCGCGCCGAGGCGGCGGGTCGCCGCTGCGAACCGTCCGGGCGGGTGCTCTGGCATCCGGCCTTCGCCTGGGCGGCGGTGCTCGTGGTGGCGTTGAGCTCGCTCGTCGAGCGCCACGCGCGGGTCGGAGTGCCGACGGGACGCCCGCCGGCGACGGTCGGATTCGAGGGGCCGCGGCGCCGCGCCGGCGCCAGGACGACGGCCGCATCGCCACCGCCCCGCCCGCGACGCGCGCGGGCGGTGGCGCCGCCGCCTGCCGCGCCGCGCCGGAGAGAAGGCCGCAGCGCCCGCCGAGCCGGCCCAGCGATCGCCAGGACGCCGAGAGCGCGGGGGGGGGCGGGGGGGGCGGGGGCCGGCGGCGGCGCGCGCGGGCGCATGCCGCAGGCACTCGGAGCCGCCGGCGCAGGAGCGCCGACCGTCGCCGTCCAACCCGGCACGCCGACCAGCGCGCTCTACATGACGCTGCCGCAGGACGCGCGCGGCGGCGGCGACTTCGAGCTGCGCATCGCGGCGGTCGGCGGCGAGCGCGAGCTGCGCCAGCGCATCGTCGTCGGCAACGCCTCGCGCATCGCCGCGATGAGCGTGCCGTCGGCGTGGCTGGTCGCGGGCCGGTACGAGGTCACGCTGTGGCACGAAGGCCGTGAGGTGAGTCGCGCGAC from bacterium encodes the following:
- the shc gene encoding squalene--hopene cyclase, giving the protein MSFAAVTDPGEVAARGPALDDAIARSQEYLLGLQAPDGYWHAPLEANVGMDAQYVVFNRFMGRRPQETEQRLAARMLATQSDDGSWPLYHGGPGHQSTTIEAYFALKLTGVSADHPAMRRAREFILAHGGLEKAQVFTRTFLAYFGQFPWWGLPAMPVELVLLPPWFPINIWKMASWARETVVPMTVLMAFRPRVALEPGCGVEELWCDPSPTPESLGFPRSRQFFTWRNFFLALNRTLEVVGRSPWKPFRARALRAAEQWILERQDANGGWGGIQPPMLNCVMALRTLGYRDDHPAIVNGIRGIEDFLIEHQGQLFFQPCVSPTWDTALTAKALLDSDLPGTHDALVRAADWLIDNQIFAPGDWSVYNPDLDPGGWAFEFANDWYPDVDDSAVILMVLDRIRASDVRRQRRAIAYGTNWSYGMQSRSGGWGAFDTDNDAAWLNEIPFADMRAMIDPPTEDLTGRLLELMGQQGFDLGYARARRGRAFLLRTQRPDGSWWGRWGANFVYGTWSALSGLRAIGDEPEAAHMQRAVAWLKRHQNADGGFGETLASYDDETLAGQGESTPSQTAWAVLGLLAGERGASPECERAVAWLLERQRPGGGWDETLFTGTGFPGHFYLRYWMYRDYFPLMALGRWRRRLRGTEAAS
- a CDS encoding hydroxymethylglutaryl-CoA reductase, degradative, whose product is MQTEEQGSRIVGFGRLEHDGRLEALAARTGLGAAELEALRTEVMAFEAADHMIENAVGVLGLPLGIGLNFRINGRDRLVPMAVEEPSVVAAASSAARLAREAGGFEADADPGVMIGQILLIRVPDVAAARLRIEQAAPRLMAAADAVHPNMVRRGGGARGIEVRVLPDAGLGGMLAVDVLLDCGDAMGANAVNTVVEALAPAVEELTGGEARLRILSNLADRRLARARVRFPFEVLTTRTLPGDTVAARVAEAWALAWVDPYRACTHNKGVMNGIDAVALATGNDWRGIEAGAHAYAVREGAYRPLSTWRVEGGALEGRLEVPLAVATVGGNLELNARARLALRLLGVESARDLAAVMAAVGLAQNFAALRALVTDGIQRGHMALHARGLALAVGASEELADRVVERLIASGEIKLHKAREILAALHAESAARR
- a CDS encoding EVE domain-containing protein, producing MARRYWLVKQEPTKYSFDQLVKDGRTMWDGVRNFQARNNLQAMRAGDRVLFYHSVVGTAVVGIAEVSREAYPDPTAKEPGWVVVDLVPVKALATPVTLADVKADPVLQDIPLVRQSRLSVMPLEKAAFDRIVAKGG
- a CDS encoding acetyl-CoA C-acyltransferase, with protein sequence MREAVIVATARTGLAKSFRGSFNQTRPDDLAAHAVKSALAKVPSLDPKEIDDCVMGTGFPEGPQGFNVGRNVAILAGLPHEVAGSTVSRFCSSGLNAVAVAAHMVENEGADAVVAGGLESITMMQNDFNKNGLFNPWLMDHYRDVYMPMGLTAEIVAERYKISRESQDEYALASQQRTAAFQKNGFHKEEITPLTVKMQVTDKATGTTSEKEVTVERDECNRPETTLESLQKLPPAFKETGSVTAGNASQFSDGAAAVIIMSADRAKALGIEPLGFFRGTVFAGCEADEMGIGPIFAVPKLLSRAGLEIEDIDIVELNEAFASQVVYCRDKLGITMEQLNPNGGSISIGHPYGMTGARQVGSLLLTLKRLGKRYGIVTMCIGGGMGAAGLFEAA
- a CDS encoding outer membrane lipoprotein-sorting protein, coding for MRISRAALAAATLLAATSTLAAPPDAATLAAKMKAALEPQRASVRSMTLTISGIGGPGGVETVYTAVQARKSVDGRARMLTAIVTPPGERGIASLVEDGDKTHVDVVAVWLPMIRRVRTLTPLGQNEAFLGSDFTYADLGLVDMKGTYTVGTATEKNGTKVWELQVVPPQHWYYSKVVAFLDQTTLLPIERNYYDPSGHLWKVETFSDVTVVDGTPVAFTVRMEDRESKSWSTMVTKSVKFDVDLPDALFTNDGLPTALESPALKGVE
- the larA gene encoding nickel-dependent lactate racemase — its product is MQLRLDHGTSGLDVTLPDGTPVLERPGAPALADPAAAIRAALRAPLGTPPLAELARGKRRVCIVVSDRTRPIPYGVLLPPLLAELDAAGVPRDAIEILVATGLHRPATDAELTAMTSPGIVAGWRFRNHVARDGAAHRHVGTSAQGTAMVIDAGYLDADLKIVTGLVEPHLMAGFSGGPKSIATGIAATETIRRTHGADMLEAHCGPGIVAGNPFYADLLEVARRAGVDFLVNVTIDRERRLTGVFAGDLEAAHAPARARALAQARVDCDGAFDVVVTSAGGYPLDATFYQAIKGPVAALGIVKPGGTIVLAAEMREGLGSADFQQMLDRLRGGERAMDLLTSPGFFVIDQWMVQHLDQVLRRASLTVVAPALAADALAGLPVQRAGSVEDAVAAARRRHGDGARVVAIPEGPYVLATIGGRTVPLHGTPAAA